A genomic segment from Ciconia boyciana chromosome 5, ASM3463844v1, whole genome shotgun sequence encodes:
- the DOK1 gene encoding docking protein 1 isoform X3, producing MDPPAKEGPLLVQHSHKFGTKGNGPSNAGVAARRGREGSGEAPALEMAVNSIYYSRDEVNAFWVTVQRTEAAERCKLRGAYVLKAERDSLVLKDPQTNEILYVWPYRLLRRYGRDKVMFSFEAGRRCDSGPGNFTFETKQGNEIFRLVEASIREQKAQVEENRQSCDSLDSDSPSVVLIRQALADSLSLELPAEGDDTLAPKAGLVPRPSAVAEERDATSLLKTRTLPELPVPQAKPAVPSTPPRSPLPKVPRAVLPAEDPSSVYSEPLDSVKGFRPWLDPLYSDPVDSKPTSGAKAPSSASDETKLRLPAPLYSGTYEQVRAEGRSQAPAVPGQKEHIYDEPEGRAPRSLPPAPCIYDEARPTGEAWRTQGHDDRGGYEYPYNPSTDDYLVPAFQAKAKGPKPVPAPKPQAAFIPKGAEKSADPGRRRGNAAPEKAVVKPSLNSSNNNNNVEVLYSQVVKAQHVQKKEQSVDECSLSPVYEDLGEI from the exons ATGGACCCGCCGGCCAAGGAGGGGCCGCTCCTCGTGCAGCACAGCCACAAGTTCGGCACCAAG GGAAATGGCCCCAGCAATGCTGGCGTGGCGGCCCGGCGTGGCAGAGAGGGCAGCGGGGAGGCGCCAGCCCTGGAGATGGCCGTGAACTCCATCTACTACTCGAGAGACGAAG tgAACGCCTTCTGGGTGACGGTGCAACGGACTGAGGCTGCGGAGCGATGCAAGCTGCGTGGTGCCTATGTGCTCAAGGCTGAGCGTGACAGCCTCGTCCTGAAGGACCCACAGACAAATGAGATCCTCTATGTCTGGCCCTACCGGCTGCTCCGGAGATACGGCCGGGACAag GTGATGTTCTCCTTCGAAGCTGGCAGGCGCTGCGACTCTGGCCCAGGGAACTTCACCTTTGAGACCAAGCAGGGCAACGAGATCTTCCGCCTGGTGGAAGCCTCCATCCGGGAGCAGAAAGCGCAGGTGGAGGAGAACCGGCAAAGCTGTGACTCGCTGGATTCGGACAGCCCCAGCGTGGTGCTGATCCGCCAGGCCCTGGCCGACTCCCTGAGCCTGGAGCTGCCTGCGGAGGGGGATGACACCCTGGCACCCAAAGCGGGGCTGGTGCCCAGGCCCAGTGCGGTGGCAGAAGAGAGAGACGCCACGTCTCTGCTGAAGACCCGGACTCTGCCAGAGCTTCCTGTGCCACAGGCCAAGCCTGCGGTCCCGAGCACACCCCCGCGCTCCCCTCTGCCAAAGGTGCCTCGTGCCGTGCTGCCAGCCGAGGACCCATCCAGCGTGTACTCGGAGCCCCTGGACTCGGTGAAGGGCTTCCGGCCCTGGCTGGACCCACTGTACTCGGACCCCGTAGACAGCAAGCCCACAAGCGGGGCCAAGGCGCCCAGCAGTGCCTCGGACGAGACGAAGCTCCGGCTGCCGGCACCACTGTACTCGGGCACTTACGAGCAGGTCCGGGCTGAGGGACGCAGCCAGGCCCCCGCAGTGCCTGGGCAGAAGGAGCACATCTACGACGAGCCTGAGGGTCGCGCTCCCCGCTcgctgccccctgccccctgcaTCTATGATGAAGCACGTCCCACGGGCGAGGCCTGGCGCACCCAGGGCCATGACGACAGGGGCGGCTATGAGTATCCCTACAACCCCAGCACTGACGACTACTTGGTACCTGCCTTCCAGGCCAAGGCCAAGGGCCCCAAGCCAGTGCCTGCCCCCAAGCCCCAGGCAGCCTTTATCCCTAAAGGCGCCGAGAAGAGTGCAGACCCTGGCAGGCGGCGGGGGAACGCTGCTCCTGAGAAGGCGGTCGTCAAACCCAGCctcaacagcagcaacaacaacaacaacgtGGAGGTGCTGTACAGCCAGGTGGTGAAGGCCCAGCACGTGCAGAAGAAGGAGCAGTCTGTGGATGAGTGCAGCTTGTCGCCTGTCTACGAGGACTTAGGAGAGATATAG
- the DOK1 gene encoding docking protein 1 isoform X2, whose translation MDPPAKEGPLLVQHSHKFGTKRWKRSWFVLYPASQHGVARLEFFDCKEQAAPPERLGTRRLDKTVVRLADCTSVAPVAESGPRAGTAVFRLETSDRSYLFAADKQQSEEWVAKLCEIAFPVMFSFEAGRRCDSGPGNFTFETKQGNEIFRLVEASIREQKAQVEENRQSCDSLDSDSPSVVLIRQALADSLSLELPAEGDDTLAPKAGLVPRPSAVAEERDATSLLKTRTLPELPVPQAKPAVPSTPPRSPLPKVPRAVLPAEDPSSVYSEPLDSVKGFRPWLDPLYSDPVDSKPTSGAKAPSSASDETKLRLPAPLYSGTYEQVRAEGRSQAPAVPGQKEHIYDEPEGRAPRSLPPAPCIYDEARPTGEAWRTQGHDDRGGYEYPYNPSTDDYLVPAFQAKAKGPKPVPAPKPQAAFIPKGAEKSADPGRRRGNAAPEKAVVKPSLNSSNNNNNVEVLYSQVVKAQHVQKKEQSVDECSLSPVYEDLGEI comes from the exons ATGGACCCGCCGGCCAAGGAGGGGCCGCTCCTCGTGCAGCACAGCCACAAGTTCGGCACCAAG AGGTGGAAGCGGAGCTGGTTCGTGCTGTACCCGGCCAGCCAGCACGGCGTCGCCCGCCTGGAGTTCTTCGACTGCAAGGAGCAGGCGGCGCCACCCGAGCGGCTGGGCACCAGGCGGCTGGACAAGACGGTGGTGCGGCTGGCTGACTGCACCAGCGTGGCCCCCGTGGCCGAGAGCGGCCCCCGGGCCGGCACGGCCGTCTTCCGCCTGGAGACCAGCGACAGGAGCTACCTCTTCGCGGCTGACAAGCAGCAGAGTGAGGAGTGGGTGGCGAAGCTGTGCGAGATCGCCTTCCCG GTGATGTTCTCCTTCGAAGCTGGCAGGCGCTGCGACTCTGGCCCAGGGAACTTCACCTTTGAGACCAAGCAGGGCAACGAGATCTTCCGCCTGGTGGAAGCCTCCATCCGGGAGCAGAAAGCGCAGGTGGAGGAGAACCGGCAAAGCTGTGACTCGCTGGATTCGGACAGCCCCAGCGTGGTGCTGATCCGCCAGGCCCTGGCCGACTCCCTGAGCCTGGAGCTGCCTGCGGAGGGGGATGACACCCTGGCACCCAAAGCGGGGCTGGTGCCCAGGCCCAGTGCGGTGGCAGAAGAGAGAGACGCCACGTCTCTGCTGAAGACCCGGACTCTGCCAGAGCTTCCTGTGCCACAGGCCAAGCCTGCGGTCCCGAGCACACCCCCGCGCTCCCCTCTGCCAAAGGTGCCTCGTGCCGTGCTGCCAGCCGAGGACCCATCCAGCGTGTACTCGGAGCCCCTGGACTCGGTGAAGGGCTTCCGGCCCTGGCTGGACCCACTGTACTCGGACCCCGTAGACAGCAAGCCCACAAGCGGGGCCAAGGCGCCCAGCAGTGCCTCGGACGAGACGAAGCTCCGGCTGCCGGCACCACTGTACTCGGGCACTTACGAGCAGGTCCGGGCTGAGGGACGCAGCCAGGCCCCCGCAGTGCCTGGGCAGAAGGAGCACATCTACGACGAGCCTGAGGGTCGCGCTCCCCGCTcgctgccccctgccccctgcaTCTATGATGAAGCACGTCCCACGGGCGAGGCCTGGCGCACCCAGGGCCATGACGACAGGGGCGGCTATGAGTATCCCTACAACCCCAGCACTGACGACTACTTGGTACCTGCCTTCCAGGCCAAGGCCAAGGGCCCCAAGCCAGTGCCTGCCCCCAAGCCCCAGGCAGCCTTTATCCCTAAAGGCGCCGAGAAGAGTGCAGACCCTGGCAGGCGGCGGGGGAACGCTGCTCCTGAGAAGGCGGTCGTCAAACCCAGCctcaacagcagcaacaacaacaacaacgtGGAGGTGCTGTACAGCCAGGTGGTGAAGGCCCAGCACGTGCAGAAGAAGGAGCAGTCTGTGGATGAGTGCAGCTTGTCGCCTGTCTACGAGGACTTAGGAGAGATATAG
- the DOK1 gene encoding docking protein 1 isoform X1 produces the protein MDPPAKEGPLLVQHSHKFGTKRWKRSWFVLYPASQHGVARLEFFDCKEQAAPPERLGTRRLDKTVVRLADCTSVAPVAESGPRAGTAVFRLETSDRSYLFAADKQQSEEWVAKLCEIAFPGNGPSNAGVAARRGREGSGEAPALEMAVNSIYYSRDEVNAFWVTVQRTEAAERCKLRGAYVLKAERDSLVLKDPQTNEILYVWPYRLLRRYGRDKVMFSFEAGRRCDSGPGNFTFETKQGNEIFRLVEASIREQKAQVEENRQSCDSLDSDSPSVVLIRQALADSLSLELPAEGDDTLAPKAGLVPRPSAVAEERDATSLLKTRTLPELPVPQAKPAVPSTPPRSPLPKVPRAVLPAEDPSSVYSEPLDSVKGFRPWLDPLYSDPVDSKPTSGAKAPSSASDETKLRLPAPLYSGTYEQVRAEGRSQAPAVPGQKEHIYDEPEGRAPRSLPPAPCIYDEARPTGEAWRTQGHDDRGGYEYPYNPSTDDYLVPAFQAKAKGPKPVPAPKPQAAFIPKGAEKSADPGRRRGNAAPEKAVVKPSLNSSNNNNNVEVLYSQVVKAQHVQKKEQSVDECSLSPVYEDLGEI, from the exons ATGGACCCGCCGGCCAAGGAGGGGCCGCTCCTCGTGCAGCACAGCCACAAGTTCGGCACCAAG AGGTGGAAGCGGAGCTGGTTCGTGCTGTACCCGGCCAGCCAGCACGGCGTCGCCCGCCTGGAGTTCTTCGACTGCAAGGAGCAGGCGGCGCCACCCGAGCGGCTGGGCACCAGGCGGCTGGACAAGACGGTGGTGCGGCTGGCTGACTGCACCAGCGTGGCCCCCGTGGCCGAGAGCGGCCCCCGGGCCGGCACGGCCGTCTTCCGCCTGGAGACCAGCGACAGGAGCTACCTCTTCGCGGCTGACAAGCAGCAGAGTGAGGAGTGGGTGGCGAAGCTGTGCGAGATCGCCTTCCCG GGAAATGGCCCCAGCAATGCTGGCGTGGCGGCCCGGCGTGGCAGAGAGGGCAGCGGGGAGGCGCCAGCCCTGGAGATGGCCGTGAACTCCATCTACTACTCGAGAGACGAAG tgAACGCCTTCTGGGTGACGGTGCAACGGACTGAGGCTGCGGAGCGATGCAAGCTGCGTGGTGCCTATGTGCTCAAGGCTGAGCGTGACAGCCTCGTCCTGAAGGACCCACAGACAAATGAGATCCTCTATGTCTGGCCCTACCGGCTGCTCCGGAGATACGGCCGGGACAag GTGATGTTCTCCTTCGAAGCTGGCAGGCGCTGCGACTCTGGCCCAGGGAACTTCACCTTTGAGACCAAGCAGGGCAACGAGATCTTCCGCCTGGTGGAAGCCTCCATCCGGGAGCAGAAAGCGCAGGTGGAGGAGAACCGGCAAAGCTGTGACTCGCTGGATTCGGACAGCCCCAGCGTGGTGCTGATCCGCCAGGCCCTGGCCGACTCCCTGAGCCTGGAGCTGCCTGCGGAGGGGGATGACACCCTGGCACCCAAAGCGGGGCTGGTGCCCAGGCCCAGTGCGGTGGCAGAAGAGAGAGACGCCACGTCTCTGCTGAAGACCCGGACTCTGCCAGAGCTTCCTGTGCCACAGGCCAAGCCTGCGGTCCCGAGCACACCCCCGCGCTCCCCTCTGCCAAAGGTGCCTCGTGCCGTGCTGCCAGCCGAGGACCCATCCAGCGTGTACTCGGAGCCCCTGGACTCGGTGAAGGGCTTCCGGCCCTGGCTGGACCCACTGTACTCGGACCCCGTAGACAGCAAGCCCACAAGCGGGGCCAAGGCGCCCAGCAGTGCCTCGGACGAGACGAAGCTCCGGCTGCCGGCACCACTGTACTCGGGCACTTACGAGCAGGTCCGGGCTGAGGGACGCAGCCAGGCCCCCGCAGTGCCTGGGCAGAAGGAGCACATCTACGACGAGCCTGAGGGTCGCGCTCCCCGCTcgctgccccctgccccctgcaTCTATGATGAAGCACGTCCCACGGGCGAGGCCTGGCGCACCCAGGGCCATGACGACAGGGGCGGCTATGAGTATCCCTACAACCCCAGCACTGACGACTACTTGGTACCTGCCTTCCAGGCCAAGGCCAAGGGCCCCAAGCCAGTGCCTGCCCCCAAGCCCCAGGCAGCCTTTATCCCTAAAGGCGCCGAGAAGAGTGCAGACCCTGGCAGGCGGCGGGGGAACGCTGCTCCTGAGAAGGCGGTCGTCAAACCCAGCctcaacagcagcaacaacaacaacaacgtGGAGGTGCTGTACAGCCAGGTGGTGAAGGCCCAGCACGTGCAGAAGAAGGAGCAGTCTGTGGATGAGTGCAGCTTGTCGCCTGTCTACGAGGACTTAGGAGAGATATAG